One Dokdonia sp. Dokd-P16 genomic window carries:
- a CDS encoding glycosyltransferase: MRILLVGEYSRLHNSLKEGLLQLGHEVTIVGSGDGFKNYPVDIKLERGYTSGWRKKLKLIILKAVSIDISEIALRKSFNTLKPQLSGYDVVQLINESSFNTTPSLELEIAQYLKNHNKKVFLLSCGADYPSITHAFTEELPYTIVTPFQEEKIDKKSFAPVLKYLELGYKELHKELYELIDGVIATDLDYHIPLKGHDAYVGLIPNPINTDTIKSLSQENTNPIVIFHGINRANYFKKGNDIFENALAIIKEKYASKVTIITTESLPYKTYIKKYNSAHIILDQVYSHDQGYNALEAMAQGKVVFTGAGIHFKEHYNLSETVAVDATPDVDQIVRSLKKLIENPETIEEIGRNARLFIETHHHYKKVAQTYIDTWNN, translated from the coding sequence ATGCGCATCTTACTTGTAGGCGAATACAGCCGACTTCACAATTCGCTCAAAGAAGGACTCCTACAGTTAGGTCACGAAGTAACGATTGTGGGAAGTGGCGATGGATTTAAAAACTATCCTGTAGATATTAAACTTGAAAGAGGCTACACTAGCGGATGGAGAAAAAAGCTTAAACTTATTATTCTTAAAGCAGTTAGTATTGATATTTCTGAAATCGCTTTACGAAAATCATTCAACACTTTAAAACCACAACTTTCTGGTTATGATGTGGTACAGCTCATTAATGAGTCTAGTTTCAACACCACACCGTCATTAGAACTAGAAATAGCTCAGTATTTAAAAAATCACAATAAGAAAGTATTTCTCCTCTCTTGTGGTGCAGATTATCCAAGTATCACACATGCATTTACAGAGGAGCTTCCATACACTATAGTAACACCGTTTCAAGAAGAAAAGATAGATAAGAAATCTTTTGCCCCTGTGCTTAAGTATCTCGAGCTTGGTTATAAGGAACTACATAAAGAATTATATGAGCTTATAGATGGCGTGATTGCTACAGATCTTGACTATCATATACCGCTCAAAGGTCATGATGCATATGTAGGTTTAATTCCTAATCCCATAAACACAGATACCATTAAAAGCTTATCTCAGGAGAATACAAATCCTATTGTAATCTTTCATGGTATAAATCGCGCAAACTATTTTAAGAAAGGAAATGATATTTTTGAAAATGCGCTTGCAATAATTAAAGAGAAATATGCTTCAAAAGTTACTATAATTACCACCGAAAGCTTACCCTATAAAACCTATATTAAAAAGTATAATAGCGCACATATTATTCTAGATCAAGTATATTCACATGATCAAGGCTATAATGCTCTTGAAGCTATGGCACAAGGTAAAGTAGTGTTTACTGGCGCTGGCATTCACTTTAAGGAGCATTACAATCTTTCAGAAACTGTGGCCGTAGATGCTACGCCAGATGTAGATCAAATAGTGCGCAGTTTAAAGAAACTCATTGAAAATCCAGAAACCATTGAGGAGATAGGAAGGAACGCTCGATTATTTATTGAGACTCATCATCATTATAAGAAAGTCGCACAAACTTACATTGATACTTGGAATAATTAA
- a CDS encoding GNAT family N-acetyltransferase has protein sequence MKSSYTIHKFQQKDTVQWNDFITTAKNATFLHNRSFMDYHSDRFVDHSVMIYKNEKVVAVLPANSKGNQLYSHQGLTYGGLLLSRKLKTADTLELFKELLKYLESKEITILDIKQPPSFYTQLPSEEVEYLLHLTQAECYRVDSASVIDYRSNVQIQSNRLEGVKKAQKHDLLIKEEDYLEDFWDVILIPNLKEQHNAEPTHSIEEITLLKKAFPNNIRQFNVYHDGNIIGGATIFETNTTAHVQYISANSEKQTLGTLDFLFNHLIKVTFKNKRYFDFGTSNENAGKQLNKGLTYWKECFGARTFVHRSFKIDTANHIYLNNVLV, from the coding sequence TTGAAATCATCTTATACCATCCATAAGTTTCAACAAAAGGACACCGTCCAGTGGAACGATTTTATCACTACGGCAAAGAATGCTACGTTTCTTCATAATCGATCTTTTATGGATTATCATTCAGATCGTTTTGTAGATCATTCTGTAATGATCTATAAAAATGAAAAAGTAGTAGCTGTTTTACCCGCAAATAGTAAAGGAAATCAATTGTATAGTCACCAAGGCCTCACTTATGGTGGTTTGTTGCTTTCGCGAAAGCTAAAAACGGCAGACACATTAGAACTTTTTAAAGAACTCCTCAAGTATCTGGAAAGTAAAGAAATTACCATATTAGACATAAAACAACCTCCTAGCTTCTATACACAACTACCTAGTGAGGAAGTAGAATACCTCTTGCACTTAACGCAAGCAGAATGTTATAGAGTAGATAGCGCCTCTGTCATTGATTATAGAAGTAACGTACAGATTCAATCCAATAGACTTGAGGGAGTGAAAAAAGCTCAAAAACACGATTTACTTATTAAAGAAGAAGATTATCTTGAAGATTTCTGGGATGTTATATTAATTCCTAACCTTAAAGAGCAACATAATGCGGAACCTACACACTCTATAGAAGAGATAACCTTATTAAAGAAAGCGTTCCCGAATAATATTAGACAGTTTAATGTATATCACGATGGAAATATTATAGGAGGAGCTACAATATTTGAGACAAATACAACAGCACATGTCCAGTATATCTCGGCAAATAGTGAAAAGCAAACTTTAGGTACATTAGACTTTCTTTTTAATCATCTTATAAAAGTTACATTTAAAAACAAGAGATATTTTGATTTTGGAACCTCAAATGAGAATGCAGGAAAACAACTCAATAAAGGACTTACTTATTGGAAAGAATGTTTTGGCGCACGTACTTTTGTGCATCGAAGCTTTAAAATAGACACTGCAAATCATATCTATTTAAATAACGTACTGGTATGA
- a CDS encoding DapH/DapD/GlmU-related protein, which yields MSRLSNILQSFRIWKYKMLSSQKSIDGKAVLHQPAQINGKGKVCFRESVHIGVINSPLFYNTYAYIEARKVDSEIIFGKDVAINNNFCAIANESSITIGDRTTIGLNCSIYNCNFHSLNPEKRRLVTGSSAAVTIGENVFIGNNVSIWKGVTIGDNAVIAAGSKVTGNVAAGTTFSSFS from the coding sequence GTGAGTAGACTCAGTAACATATTACAATCTTTTAGAATCTGGAAGTATAAAATGCTTTCATCTCAAAAAAGTATCGATGGCAAAGCGGTACTTCATCAACCAGCGCAAATTAATGGTAAAGGAAAAGTATGCTTTCGCGAAAGCGTACATATAGGTGTTATCAATTCGCCATTATTTTATAATACCTATGCGTATATAGAAGCAAGGAAAGTGGACAGTGAGATCATCTTTGGGAAAGACGTTGCTATTAATAATAACTTTTGTGCGATCGCAAATGAGTCTTCTATTACTATAGGAGACAGAACAACCATAGGTTTAAATTGTAGTATTTATAATTGTAATTTTCATAGTCTTAATCCCGAAAAACGCAGGTTAGTTACAGGATCTAGCGCAGCTGTGACTATAGGTGAGAATGTTTTTATAGGAAATAATGTGAGTATCTGGAAAGGTGTAACTATAGGAGATAATGCCGTGATTGCGGCAGGAAGTAAGGTTACAGGAAATGTAGCTGCGGGAACAACGTTTTCTAGCTTTTCTTAA
- a CDS encoding O-antigen translocase — MLSKIRASIGDNTLLKIGSINAVSVVLQILGGLITSKLIAIYLGERGMALLGYLRNFMTSAQAAGNLGLSNGIVKYVATGDEKSHPLSNLLSTAVIVSLVATLIVSLVLYIGAAYFNTQVFGEGTEYMYVFKLLAIALPFITLNGILLAIINGQSAYKKVVNIQIFSNLLGLAIAVLSIVYYGVQGALFALVISPAVILVITLIALGKQGDVLRSILWSNFDTAALRKLGSYTLMALFSMIVLPLVYIAIRKEIGDGAGYWDAMTRISSYYVKFVATLMTLYILPQLAKATTDASFRKEIFGFYKTVLPLFGVGLVVIYLLRDFIVGLIFTEDFIPMTHLFKWQLLGDFFKVASIVIGYQIIATNNLKLFLITEIISLVVIYCSGIYLVREFGYEGASMGHCFSYFIHLLVLLFIFRKPLFGKTIAASE; from the coding sequence ATGCTAAGTAAAATACGCGCTAGTATAGGTGACAATACACTTTTAAAGATAGGCTCAATAAATGCTGTGAGTGTAGTTCTCCAAATTTTAGGAGGGCTTATAACTTCAAAACTTATTGCTATTTATCTAGGAGAGCGTGGCATGGCATTACTAGGTTATCTGCGCAATTTTATGACTTCGGCTCAAGCTGCAGGAAATCTAGGTTTGTCTAACGGTATTGTCAAGTACGTAGCTACCGGTGATGAGAAGAGTCATCCATTATCAAATTTATTGTCCACTGCTGTTATTGTGAGTCTCGTTGCGACTTTAATTGTATCGTTGGTGTTATATATAGGCGCTGCTTATTTTAATACACAGGTTTTTGGAGAAGGGACAGAGTACATGTACGTATTTAAGCTGCTGGCAATAGCCTTACCGTTTATAACACTCAACGGTATTTTACTTGCTATTATTAATGGGCAGTCGGCTTATAAGAAGGTGGTTAACATTCAAATATTTTCTAATCTTTTAGGTCTTGCTATAGCGGTGTTAAGTATTGTATACTACGGTGTGCAAGGTGCACTATTTGCACTAGTTATAAGTCCAGCAGTGATACTTGTGATTACCTTAATTGCACTGGGAAAGCAAGGTGATGTATTGAGAAGTATTTTATGGTCAAACTTTGATACAGCAGCGCTACGAAAGCTAGGATCGTACACACTTATGGCTTTGTTCTCTATGATTGTGCTGCCGCTCGTATACATTGCCATACGTAAAGAGATAGGTGATGGTGCTGGTTACTGGGATGCAATGACAAGAATATCTAGTTATTATGTGAAGTTCGTCGCCACACTTATGACATTATATATACTTCCTCAACTCGCAAAGGCAACTACAGACGCATCCTTTAGAAAGGAGATATTTGGGTTTTATAAAACCGTTCTTCCACTCTTTGGAGTAGGACTTGTGGTAATATATCTACTACGTGATTTTATTGTAGGACTCATTTTTACCGAAGATTTTATCCCCATGACGCATCTTTTTAAATGGCAGCTCTTAGGTGATTTTTTTAAGGTAGCTTCCATCGTGATAGGATATCAAATTATTGCAACAAACAATCTAAAGCTATTTTTAATAACAGAGATAATATCACTAGTAGTTATCTATTGTTCCGGGATTTACTTGGTGCGAGAATTTGGATATGAGGGAGCGTCTATGGGACATTGCTTTAGTTATTTTATACATTTATTGGTATTACTGTTTATCTTTCGGAAACCATTATTTGGTAAAACAATAGCAGCAAGTGAGTAG
- a CDS encoding glycosyltransferase, which produces MPKDTHKKIALVTISLAGGGAERSLGILSTMLSGLGHTVHIVTLREDIEVPYTGTLFNLGSYKFTDDSLTARWGHLKRLRAYLIQHNFDLIIDNRSRPSLLKEICYTQYIYRNLKVAFMVRSARLETYFPKPISIAKRLYNNSNFIGVSKRICDKITETYGFRNTNHIYNAIPQFSVAETSSTLPSTYILGYGRLVDDVKNFSLMISAFAKANLKTPLVIMGDGQDNEKLVILAKKLNVSNKIYFVGHQRQPSSIVKNALFTLLTSHYEGFPMVLVESLSLGTPVISVDCESGPNEIVQHGHNGLLVPNYDIVALSNAIRMFVLDGELLAHCKSNAKDSVAHLSQEQISNDWNTLINSL; this is translated from the coding sequence TTGCCTAAAGATACTCATAAAAAAATTGCGTTAGTTACCATCTCTTTGGCAGGTGGTGGCGCAGAGCGATCGCTGGGGATTTTATCGACTATGTTGTCTGGATTAGGGCACACGGTGCATATCGTCACCTTAAGAGAAGACATTGAAGTCCCATACACAGGAACACTTTTTAATTTAGGGAGTTATAAATTTACTGATGATTCTTTAACCGCTAGATGGGGTCATTTGAAGAGATTAAGAGCGTATTTAATCCAGCACAATTTTGATTTAATTATAGACAATAGATCTAGACCCTCTCTACTTAAAGAGATTTGCTATACGCAATACATCTATCGTAACCTTAAAGTCGCATTTATGGTGCGTAGCGCCCGTTTAGAAACCTATTTCCCTAAGCCCATATCTATAGCAAAGAGACTTTACAACAACTCCAATTTTATAGGAGTTTCAAAACGCATTTGTGATAAGATCACAGAGACTTATGGCTTCAGAAACACAAACCACATTTACAATGCTATTCCTCAATTTTCAGTAGCAGAAACTTCTAGTACATTGCCCAGTACCTATATTCTTGGTTATGGGAGACTCGTAGATGATGTTAAGAATTTTAGTTTGATGATTTCCGCTTTCGCGAAAGCGAACTTAAAAACACCTCTCGTAATAATGGGAGACGGTCAGGATAATGAAAAACTAGTTATCCTGGCCAAAAAACTAAACGTTAGCAATAAAATCTACTTTGTAGGTCATCAAAGACAACCGTCCTCCATCGTGAAAAATGCATTATTTACGCTCTTAACTAGTCATTATGAAGGTTTCCCAATGGTGCTTGTAGAGTCATTATCACTAGGAACTCCAGTGATAAGTGTAGATTGCGAGTCTGGACCTAATGAAATAGTACAACACGGTCATAATGGATTATTAGTTCCTAATTATGATATAGTGGCATTATCTAATGCTATACGTATGTTTGTTCTTGATGGCGAACTTTTAGCACATTGTAAATCAAATGCCAAAGACAGTGTAGCACACTTGTCACAAGAACAGATTAGTAATGACTGGAATACACTGATAAATTCCTTATGA
- the typA gene encoding translational GTPase TypA, protein MDVRNIAIIAHVDHGKTTLVDKIMYHCELFRENESKGELILDNNDLERERGITITSKNVSVMYKGTKINIIDTPGHADFGGEVERVLNMADGVCLLVDAFEGPMPQTRFVLQKALDLGLKPLVVVNKVDKENCTPDIVHEKVFDLMFELGAEEWQLDFPTVYGSAKNNWMSDDWEKPTDSIEPLLEMIMENIPVPEVKEGNTQMLITSLDFSSFTGRIAIGRLNRGELTEGMQVSLVKRDGTIKKTRIKELHTFDGLGRLKVPSVQAGDICAIVGLEGFEIGDTIADFENPEGLATIDIDEPTMSMLFSINDSPFFGKDGKFVTSRHIKDRLTKELEKNLALRVNDTDSADKFLVYGRGVMHLSVLIETMRREGYELQIGQPQVIIKEIDGVKCEPIEELTIDLPENVSGRAVEFVTMRKGEMLSMEAKGERMIIEFLIPSRGIIGLRNQLLTATAGEAIMAHRFKEYQPFKGDIPGRISGSLVSMENGTAIPYSIDKLQDRGKFFVSPGEDIYEGQVIGENSRQDDMNINITKAKKQSNVRSSGADDKAKIVPAIKFSLEEALEYIQKDEYVEVTPNHLRLRKIHLKEVDRKRFKIA, encoded by the coding sequence ATGGACGTAAGGAATATCGCGATTATCGCCCACGTAGACCACGGTAAGACAACCCTGGTAGACAAAATTATGTATCACTGTGAGCTTTTTAGAGAAAACGAATCTAAAGGAGAACTTATTTTAGATAACAACGATCTTGAGCGTGAGCGCGGGATTACAATTACCTCTAAGAATGTTTCTGTAATGTACAAGGGAACGAAAATTAACATTATCGATACTCCTGGTCACGCCGATTTTGGTGGTGAAGTAGAGCGTGTACTGAACATGGCAGATGGTGTTTGTCTTCTTGTAGATGCATTTGAAGGGCCTATGCCACAAACGCGTTTTGTACTACAAAAAGCGCTTGATCTTGGATTAAAGCCTCTTGTTGTAGTAAATAAAGTAGATAAAGAAAATTGTACTCCAGATATCGTACATGAAAAGGTTTTTGACCTCATGTTCGAACTAGGTGCAGAAGAGTGGCAATTAGACTTTCCTACTGTTTATGGTAGTGCAAAGAACAACTGGATGAGTGACGATTGGGAGAAGCCAACAGATTCTATCGAGCCATTATTAGAAATGATAATGGAAAATATTCCAGTACCTGAGGTTAAAGAAGGAAACACGCAGATGTTAATTACATCTTTAGATTTCTCTTCATTTACAGGTCGTATCGCAATAGGACGCCTTAACCGTGGTGAGCTTACAGAAGGTATGCAAGTATCTCTTGTAAAGCGTGATGGAACTATCAAGAAAACACGTATTAAAGAATTACACACTTTTGACGGTTTAGGTCGTTTAAAAGTACCAAGCGTTCAAGCTGGTGATATTTGTGCAATTGTAGGATTAGAAGGATTTGAAATAGGCGATACTATTGCAGATTTTGAAAATCCAGAAGGTCTTGCAACTATCGATATTGATGAGCCTACAATGAGTATGCTTTTCTCAATTAACGATTCACCTTTCTTTGGAAAAGATGGAAAGTTTGTAACATCACGTCACATTAAAGATCGTTTAACTAAAGAGCTTGAAAAGAACCTTGCACTTCGTGTTAATGATACAGACAGTGCAGATAAATTCTTAGTATACGGACGTGGAGTAATGCACCTCTCTGTACTAATTGAAACAATGCGCCGTGAAGGATATGAATTACAAATCGGGCAGCCGCAAGTAATTATAAAAGAAATAGACGGAGTAAAATGTGAGCCTATAGAAGAGCTTACTATTGACCTTCCAGAAAATGTATCTGGTCGCGCTGTCGAGTTTGTAACAATGCGTAAAGGTGAAATGCTTTCTATGGAGGCAAAAGGAGAGCGTATGATTATTGAATTCTTAATCCCATCACGTGGTATTATAGGGTTACGTAATCAACTACTTACTGCAACTGCAGGAGAAGCAATCATGGCTCACCGCTTTAAAGAATACCAGCCTTTTAAAGGAGATATTCCTGGACGTATATCTGGATCTCTAGTATCTATGGAGAATGGAACAGCGATACCTTACTCTATCGATAAGTTACAGGATAGAGGTAAATTCTTCGTATCTCCAGGTGAAGATATATATGAAGGTCAAGTAATTGGTGAGAACTCTCGTCAAGATGACATGAACATCAACATCACAAAAGCTAAGAAGCAATCTAACGTACGTTCATCTGGTGCAGATGATAAAGCAAAGATTGTTCCTGCTATCAAGTTTTCATTAGAAGAGGCACTAGAATATATTCAGAAAGATGAGTATGTAGAGGTTACTCCTAATCACTTGAGATTACGTAAGATTCACCTTAAAGAGGTAGATCGTAAGCGTTTTAAAATAGCTTAA
- a CDS encoding DegT/DnrJ/EryC1/StrS family aminotransferase: MIPFLDLKKINAPFEQEFKNKFDSFLAKGWYVLGEEVQLFEAEYAQYCGTTHCVGTANGLDALRLIFEGYKILEQLQEGDEVLVASNTYIATIIAIKQAGLIPVLVEASLLTLNFDFEDLEHKITPKTKVVLPTHLYGELTDMERINAFAKAYNLLVITDCAQSHGAKDVNGNRSGSLADASAHSFYPTKNLGALGDAGAITTDNESLAQVVKKYRNYGFKERYVAEYAGVNSRLDEIQAAFLRIKLRDLDIQNQKRREIAIQYLSKIDNKHILLPQLDKEENHVWHLFVIRSVYRDQLQAYLKNQGIGTNIHYPVPPHKQEGLSEYNMQSFPVCEQLHKEVLSIPLSPALSEEDVEDIITALNNFRC; encoded by the coding sequence ATGATTCCATTTTTAGATCTTAAAAAAATAAATGCTCCCTTTGAACAGGAGTTTAAAAACAAGTTCGATTCCTTTTTAGCGAAAGGATGGTATGTACTAGGAGAAGAGGTGCAACTCTTTGAAGCAGAATATGCTCAGTATTGTGGAACTACACATTGTGTAGGTACAGCAAATGGTCTCGATGCTTTACGACTCATTTTTGAAGGCTATAAAATCTTAGAACAACTTCAGGAAGGAGACGAAGTTTTAGTTGCAAGTAATACGTATATCGCTACGATTATCGCTATCAAGCAGGCTGGTTTGATTCCAGTATTAGTAGAAGCTTCGTTACTTACATTAAATTTCGATTTTGAAGATCTAGAACATAAAATTACTCCTAAAACGAAAGTAGTTTTACCTACGCACTTGTATGGGGAACTTACGGATATGGAAAGGATTAACGCTTTCGCGAAAGCGTACAACCTACTCGTAATTACAGATTGCGCACAATCACACGGAGCGAAGGATGTTAATGGAAATCGCAGCGGATCACTAGCAGATGCGAGTGCACACAGTTTTTACCCTACTAAAAATCTAGGAGCGTTAGGAGATGCTGGAGCAATTACCACAGATAATGAATCGCTTGCTCAGGTGGTAAAAAAATATCGAAATTATGGCTTTAAAGAACGCTATGTAGCCGAATATGCAGGAGTTAATTCTAGACTTGATGAGATACAGGCAGCATTCTTGAGAATAAAATTAAGAGACTTAGATATACAAAATCAAAAACGTCGTGAGATTGCAATCCAATATCTCAGCAAGATTGATAATAAACATATTTTACTACCTCAATTAGATAAAGAGGAAAATCATGTGTGGCACTTGTTTGTGATACGAAGTGTTTATCGAGATCAATTACAGGCATACTTAAAAAATCAAGGAATAGGGACTAATATTCATTATCCAGTTCCTCCTCATAAGCAAGAGGGACTTAGCGAGTACAATATGCAATCATTTCCCGTTTGTGAGCAATTGCATAAAGAGGTGCTCAGTATTCCATTATCACCCGCATTATCAGAGGAAGATGTTGAGGATATTATAACAGCGCTAAACAACTTTAGATGCTAA
- a CDS encoding glycosyltransferase family 2 protein: protein MKIELSIVMPCLNEAETLAICIQKANEFLVNQSIQGEVIISDNGSTDGSQDIAKKHGAIVVNALHKGYGSALKEGIQAARGVYIIMGDADDSYDFSNLMPYVNELRKGNDLVMGNRFKGGIKKGAMPFLHKYLGNPVLSFIGRLFFKSNIGDFHCGLRGFSKNAFQRMELQTTGMEFASEMIVKASLKGMKIVEVSTILHPDGRTRPPHLNTWQDGWRHLRFLLLYSPSWLFMIPGILLMTVGFILSTILVTGPIHLGDITLGVHTLLYSSATFLVGFQLTLFYGLTKIYTVENDLLPKSKKYDQLFKVLTLEKGLIVGFTLILIAIIATVYAYQNWQAVNFGDITGVSTLRIVIPAITILLLGVQTILFSFFFSILGLRK, encoded by the coding sequence ATGAAAATTGAACTTTCGATAGTGATGCCTTGTCTCAATGAGGCCGAAACGCTTGCTATTTGTATTCAGAAGGCAAATGAGTTTTTGGTAAATCAATCTATACAGGGTGAGGTTATCATAAGTGATAATGGCAGTACAGATGGCTCGCAGGACATAGCAAAAAAGCATGGAGCAATTGTAGTAAACGCACTTCATAAAGGATATGGAAGCGCATTAAAGGAAGGAATACAGGCAGCTCGAGGAGTTTACATCATCATGGGAGATGCCGATGATAGTTACGATTTTTCAAATCTCATGCCTTATGTTAATGAATTACGTAAAGGAAACGACTTGGTAATGGGTAATCGCTTTAAAGGCGGAATCAAAAAAGGAGCAATGCCCTTCTTACATAAATATCTAGGTAATCCTGTACTATCATTTATAGGGCGATTATTTTTTAAATCTAACATTGGCGATTTTCATTGTGGCTTAAGAGGTTTTAGTAAAAATGCTTTCCAGAGAATGGAGTTACAAACTACAGGTATGGAGTTTGCCTCAGAGATGATTGTAAAAGCAAGTTTAAAAGGGATGAAAATTGTAGAAGTTTCTACCATCTTACATCCTGACGGTCGTACACGACCACCACATCTCAATACTTGGCAAGATGGATGGAGACACCTGCGCTTCTTACTGCTATACAGCCCTAGCTGGTTATTTATGATTCCAGGAATCTTACTTATGACTGTTGGATTTATACTATCTACTATTCTCGTTACTGGACCCATACATTTAGGTGATATTACACTAGGGGTTCACACGCTACTATATAGTAGCGCCACTTTTCTTGTCGGTTTTCAACTCACACTATTTTACGGCTTGACTAAAATTTATACAGTAGAAAATGATTTACTACCTAAATCAAAAAAATATGATCAGCTCTTTAAAGTGCTTACTTTAGAAAAAGGCTTGATTGTAGGCTTTACGCTTATTTTAATAGCCATCATAGCAACTGTGTATGCTTATCAGAATTGGCAAGCTGTAAACTTTGGAGATATTACGGGTGTAAGCACTTTACGCATAGTAATTCCTGCTATTACAATATTGTTACTTGGTGTACAGACCATTCTTTTTAGCTTCTTTTTTAGCATACTAGGCCTTAGAAAGTAA
- a CDS encoding DHH family phosphoesterase, whose translation MNISQITTTKELLKDSKNIAVIPHKNPDGDAMGSTLALVAYLNAKGHKAVVVAPNEYPHFLKWLPGHDDVLFYTSNTTNARDAIKTADLVFTLDFNHFSRVGDLEEALDNVKAPFIMIDHHQQPADYAAVTYSDTTMSSTCEMVYHFIKALGDEQLITADMASCLYTGIMTDTGSFRFSSTTATTHEVIAALIKKGANNDQIHQNIYDTNSESRLQLLGVALNNLVVLREYRTAFITMTQKELDDHNFQKGDTEGFVNYCLSLEGIIFAVIFIEHKADSIIKMSLRSKGEFSVNEFARAHYNGGGHTNAAGGRSEIALAETIANFKELLPSYKDQLSS comes from the coding sequence ATGAATATCTCTCAAATCACAACAACAAAAGAGTTACTTAAAGACTCAAAAAACATAGCTGTAATTCCTCATAAGAATCCTGATGGAGATGCTATGGGAAGTACACTAGCACTTGTTGCATATTTAAATGCAAAAGGTCATAAAGCAGTTGTAGTGGCGCCTAATGAGTATCCACATTTTTTAAAGTGGCTGCCGGGTCATGACGATGTACTTTTTTACACATCTAATACAACTAATGCAAGGGATGCAATAAAAACAGCAGATCTTGTATTCACCTTAGACTTCAATCATTTTTCTAGAGTAGGAGACCTAGAAGAGGCGCTTGATAATGTCAAAGCTCCATTTATCATGATAGACCACCACCAGCAACCTGCAGATTATGCTGCGGTTACTTATAGTGATACTACCATGAGCAGCACTTGTGAGATGGTATATCACTTTATAAAAGCGCTAGGTGATGAGCAACTAATTACTGCAGATATGGCTAGCTGTCTATATACTGGTATCATGACAGATACTGGATCTTTTAGATTCTCATCTACTACTGCTACTACTCACGAGGTTATTGCTGCTCTCATCAAAAAAGGAGCAAATAACGACCAGATACATCAGAATATTTATGATACTAATAGTGAGTCAAGATTACAACTCCTAGGTGTTGCTCTTAATAATCTTGTGGTCTTAAGGGAATATAGAACTGCTTTTATTACTATGACGCAGAAAGAACTAGATGACCATAATTTTCAAAAAGGGGATACAGAAGGTTTTGTAAATTATTGTCTTTCGCTAGAGGGCATTATATTTGCTGTGATATTTATAGAACATAAAGCAGATAGTATTATAAAAATGTCGCTTAGATCTAAAGGGGAGTTCTCTGTAAATGAATTTGCTAGAGCTCATTATAATGGTGGAGGACATACCAATGCCGCTGGTGGAAGAAGCGAGATAGCACTTGCAGAAACTATTGCTAACTTTAAAGAGTTATTGCCTTCATACAAAGACCAATTATCATCATGA
- a CDS encoding nucleoside-diphosphate kinase, whose product MMTNRTFTMIKPDGVENGHIGAILEKITASGFRIVAMKLTQMTKADAETFYAVHNERPFFGELVEFMTRGPIVAAVLEKENAVADFRTLIGATNPADAAEGTIRALYATSMGENAVHGSDSDENAAIEGAFHFSGREMF is encoded by the coding sequence ATTATGACAAACAGAACTTTTACAATGATTAAGCCTGATGGCGTTGAAAACGGACACATCGGAGCAATCTTAGAAAAAATTACTGCTAGCGGTTTCCGTATTGTAGCAATGAAACTTACTCAAATGACGAAAGCAGACGCTGAGACATTTTATGCAGTACACAACGAGCGTCCATTCTTTGGAGAGCTTGTAGAATTTATGACACGCGGACCAATCGTTGCAGCAGTTCTTGAAAAAGAAAATGCAGTAGCAGACTTCCGTACGCTTATAGGAGCAACAAACCCAGCAGATGCTGCAGAAGGTACTATACGTGCTTTATATGCAACTTCTATGGGAGAAAATGCAGTACACGGTTCTGATAGTGATGAGAATGCAGCTATTGAAGGTGCTTTCCATTTTTCTGGACGTGAGATGTTTTAA